A section of the Cololabis saira isolate AMF1-May2022 chromosome 6, fColSai1.1, whole genome shotgun sequence genome encodes:
- the cln5 gene encoding ceroid-lipofuscinosis neuronal protein 5: MEVSTVFLLLLLLQVQVAQVFAGVRGHAGQEWPVPYRRFDRRPDVDSFCEARYPFCPTGDRDGRIPYMRDSDVISVFRMQTPVWEFKYGDLLGKLHIMHDAVGFHSAEMRANYTMEWYELFQLGNCTFPHLRADVAAPTWCNQGAACFFQGIDDQHWLQNGTLEQIGQISGNQFNDLARWVQDDNETGIYYETWTVLSDPGPNATVWFESYDCSQFVHRTYRKLAELGAKLSSRSQTNYTKIYLYSGEPAFLGNDSAIFGQPALENLALDIRKFYYTFRPRQSFGELAVSLLEAFKDVVLGRSFYLYYNFQYWHLPMKAPFMRITYEEVPLPPPAGPPAP; this comes from the exons ATGGAGGTGTCTACTGtattcctgctgctgctgctgctgcaggtccaggtggccCAGGTGTTCgcgggggtcagaggtcacgcaGGGCAGGAGTGGCCCGTACCTTACAG GCGCTTCGATCGCCGGCCGGATGTGGACTCGTTCTGTGAAGCCCGGTACCCGTTCTGTCCCACCGGGGACCGGGACGGACGGATCCCCTACATGAGGGACAGTGACGTCATCTCGGTGTTCAGGATGCAGACGCCGGTGTGGGAGTTCAAGTACGGAGACCTGCTGGGGAAACTG CACATCATGCACGACGCCGTTGGCTTCCACAGCGCGGAGATGCGGGCCAACTACACCATGGAGTGGTACGAGCTGTTCCAGCTGGGGAACTGCACCTTCCCCCACCTGAGGGCCGACGTGGCCGCCCCCACCTGGTGCAACCAGGGCGCCGCCTGCTTCTTCCAGGGCATCGACGACCAGCACTGGCTGCAGAACGGCACGCTGGAGCAGATCGGCCAGATCTCCG GGAACCAGTTCAACGACTTGGCCCGGTGGGTTCAGGACGACAACGAGACGGGGATCTACTACGAGACGTGGACGGTGCTCTCGGACCCGGGCCCCAACGCCACCGTGTGGTTCGAGTCCTACGACTGCTCCCAGTTCGTCCACCGGACCTACAGGAAGCTGGCGGAGCTGGGGGCCAAGCTGTCCAGCCGGAGCCAGACCAACTACACCAAGATCTACCTGTACAGCGGCGAGCCCGCCTTCCTGGGCAACGACAGCGCCATCTTCGGCCAGCCGGCGCTGGAGAACCTGGCCCTGGACATCCGCAAGTTCTACTACACGTTCCGGCCGCGCCAGTCCTTCGGGGAGCTGGCCGTGAGCCTGCTGGAGGCGTTTAAGGACGTGGTGCTGGGCCGGAGCTTCTACCTGTACTACAACTTCCAGTACTGGCACCTGCCCATGAAGGCGCCGTTCATGCGCATCACGTACGAGGAGGTGCCGCTGCCGCCGCCGGCCGGGCCGCCGGCTCCCTGA